In the Hermetia illucens chromosome 1, iHerIll2.2.curated.20191125, whole genome shotgun sequence genome, TTGACCGTTTGCCCATACAAGAGCAGCGTGATAACAGCATCCTCTCCGAAAATCTTGAAGTCATGGCGAATGTCGAGGATATTTTTGATACAATAAAGAATGGTGAAGTTGCCGATGTGGAGAACATGGTGGAGAAGTTTGGTTTGGAATCGTTGGCAGCCCGTGATAAACATGGATATACCCCTGCTCATTGGGTAGCCCTGGATGGCAACGTTGAAATGATGAGGTATTTGGTGGAAAGAAACGCGCCTGTTGATTTACCATGTTTGGGGACTCAAGGACCCCGCCCTATCCACTGGGCCTGCAGAAAAGGACATGTGGCAGTCGTTCAAGTCCTCCTTCAATCCGGAGTGGCAGTGAATGCAGCAGATTTCAAGGGACTTACCCCGCTCATGACAGCTTGTATGTATGGTAGAACAGCTACGGCCGCCTTCTTACTAGGAATGGGTGCTTTGAACCATTTGACCGATATCAATGGAGACAcagctcttcactgggcagcttACAAAGGTCATGCAGATTTGATGCGATTACTAATGTATAGCGGAGTCGATCTACAGAAAACAGATAATTTCGGATCAACCCCTTTACATTTGGCCTGTCTATCGGGGAATATGTCATGTGTTCGAATTCTTTGTGAGAAGAGTAATTTGGAGTTAGAGCCTCGAGATAAGAACGGGAAGACTCCGATAATGTTGGCTCAAAGTCACAGGCATAATGACGTGGTTAAATTGCTGTGTAATGAAGTGAAAAAGAAGAGCCGATGGATTCCACCTCTTTCAGAAATTTGGGGTTGGTTGTTTGGAGGAGCTGGAGATTCGAAGGGACCgctgttgttgtttttattttcagtgtTATTGTGGGGATATCCTATGTATATGATTAGGGTAAGTGAGTGAATTAAACCATTTGTTAAAGTcatattatcctttttttccaATGACTGTCAAGAGCTAAACCTAAACTAAAGTGGTAAGCAGTACCAAGAAGTGATCGTCTACgtctgttgcgggagtccaaccctctgtgcgtaaacgcattcacctaccctactctaaAAGAAACTACTCCACTCCCAGACTAGGATGGTGCCATGAATAAGTCCCAACCGACCTTCGCTAACTTCAGTAGTATCTCGCCTGGACCGTCAAGAGCATAGAGAAAGGGGGGACCACCAAAACCTGAAGTTGTTTCCGGAGCTCGAAATAGACAGCTTTTTTAGTTGGGGTACAATTTTCATCGCATCTATCGCCAGAAACCCATGACGACGTTATCGTAGCATTGGCTGTAATCATTTAATCCGAATGTTAGGGTTGAAATGTGGAAAGGTGGTCAAGCAGTTCAAACCGAAATTCGTGGATTTTCGCCATGGCAACCACAAAGCGGTGGGACGACGCATGGTTTTGGTGAAAcagattttttcttcaaatgtggCTGTTTTTTCTGCAATTTCTGCCTTTATCCTGACGAGTAATGATACGTGGTATGCCCCTGTAATGGTTTTTCCTGTTGAAGATTAAAGATTAAGGTAGCTCCATGACTATCTCAAAAAATAGTCGCCATCCTTTTCCCAGCGCAAAAATCGCGCGTCCAAAATGGCTGAAATTTTGATGAGTATCTGTCAAAAGATGCGCGCCCAGATTTCCCAGCTTTTATTAGCGAGTGCTGCCATCTCCACGTTGAGGTCGGAAACTTTTGAGACCACCCTCGTATACTAACAACAATGAACTGCGCAACGCTAACACCAAGTTTAGACGAGCTTTACCGGAAGCAACTGCCAAATGCATAGATTCCAATAGGACCAACTCCAAGATCCGCCTCTATTTCAAATTCACAATGCCCTTATCCAACCCCACTCTTTTTGCCgaataatttagtttttaataatcTATCGTAGGCTTTTGATTCGGCCAGCAATTTCTGGAGGCGTAATTCGTTAGTTTCTGTTAGTTTTGTTAAATGGAGGATTTTGCGAATCTAAGAATATCTCCCAGAGGCAGAGAATGAGCCAATTCTTTGCTGAATAAAGTCTTACCGAGGTATctttgtctgagatctgaggctTCTAAGCCGCAGCAAGTTGGATATGAAGTGCAGGACCGTCTCATCCTTTTCCTCACATTGGCTAGAAGGCTAGGCTAGGCTAGGCTAGGCCCTAATTTTTCCAACGTGGTAGTTTAAAAAGCAGTTTTCCGCTAGaggccctactagggttttcatgatcTACTTCTTATGGACAAAAAAATACGACTGCTCCTCTGGCAGGAATTTAGGTTTCTCCATTCGATTGTGTGAATCCTTGTGATTTCGTCCTTCAGAGCAGACTTGACAGCCTTAACGGCCGGGTACCAAATGCTAGTTTTAGCCccaccatttgtaatgataggagtggaaataggagatcaggccgatcatcctgagtggccgataacgacctagagggcagagctatcccaaaaagctaaacaaattggcaaaattgaccgtgaaggtccgcccacaaagattgaagctctatcaaagtgttcggtcgacacgttcttgtacgcctctgtgctagccaggctcgggaatgtgggggggggtcctttgagcgctttgatccctcacgcttcattacttaaaacaacgtgccttttccgatgcgtgggtccgcaccggattttaaattcgattttaagtaggatttcgcgacgacctatcgaatgaaaaccagaacgcgagctaaattggaaaataaaaaaaaaaccggctcgaccgcgcgcgtggagccgtaagtctccggacccgaccctggctagcacagaggcgtgcaagaacgtgtcgaccgagcactttgatggagcttcaatctttgtgggcggaccttcacggtcaattttgccaatttgtttagctttttgggatagctctgccctctaggtcgttatcggccactcaggatgatcggcctgatctcctatttccactcctatcattacaaatacgttaacgacgggataaggaggaacgacatcgattccgtccgatcacgaaacgtgatgtcagctgacactctgcctactgtcgagtggctagtctcGTCAGCTGcgctgagatcgatgcgtaatctctcccacttgtaccgaccgtcgttaataattttccgggcgaaatccgaagctaagcaacttacagtggctccggtatcaatcagtcctgaaacacgctcacccaagactgtgacatccgcatacgggcgaatgtcgttattgggccgactcgtgagaatggcagagtagtaaagacgacggttacgcattattcgcatccaatagtgccgtaagcgaagagttgagcaCTTAGGTTTTTTCGTCGTCATCTCTACTACTCCGAAGATCCGTcctctggccgcttgatattgttgcagtcttacgtgcaacggcctcagaacggaaagcatcggtttccttgaaacaatgggtggtggggtcaaatccgggtaggtcaaaTCTGGTTTATCGGAACGCTTCAACACGATAGGCGGACCGAGAGTCGCGGAGACTAGTGTTGTTGTGGCATATGAGGTTTGCGACTCCCTTCCCCGAGGGAACGAtttgtccagttttttttttgcactgaACAACGAGGACATTGTGGCTTCATGATATTAGGAGTTCCGCAACCGTAGCAAAATCGACGCAACTCCCCCATACAATCCTGCCATTGGTGTTCTAACTCCCCACAGTTCCAACAACCCCTGGGCTGTACTGCTTCGACCTCTGCTTCGAGCATGACATGGCGACTCGAGCTGCTGCGTACGCCAGAAGGTTCGGTATCGTCCACTTCCGACAAATGTCGCTTCGGACCCGAAAATTTAGCCAATTGGCGTACGGCCAAGCGGTCTTGCTCATTCTCGAACTTTTCAACCCATTCACGCAATTCACGAATTGTCGCTAGGTGAATGGGGAAAATAGCCCGCATGATTTCCGGCCGGAGATTGCGCCGTAGAGTCTCCACTAACTCAGCTTCTTTAGGCGGTTGTTGGAGTCGGGACACCCAACGTCGGACGTCCTTATAAAATTCATTGAAGGGTTCCCGATCCTTTTGAGTCCGGCTCCGAATTCGCTCCCAAAGATCAATGTCCGGCAAACGAGCTCGGAATTGATCTCGGAGAGCGTCCCGCAGATCCGTCCATTGCGCGTCAGGGTTGCCTTGCCGATACTCCCAATAGCAGTCAGCCGCTTCCCCAGAGAACAAGGTGTAGGCGAACtccaagagaagagaaaagTTCCCCTGCAGAGTCGAAtgagtcaaagattcgactctgAAAAGGAACTTCTCTATTGGCAAAGATCCCTCAGAGCCGTCATATTTTAAACCCCACGAGTTTATGATGTGAGTAATTTTGTCTGGGGACATCACGCTGCGTAGTCGTCCTGAGGAATTGGAAGGGAGAGTTAATGGGGGTAATGGCGATGAAAGAGAAACAGGTGCCGGGGGGCGATCCACTCTCGGAGGATTTTTAAGCGTAGAAGAACGCTGTTCCTCGTCCAGCACCTCCTTCACAAACATGCTTAATCGCGACATTAATCTAGCTTCTAGATATGACACCGACGGTAATTCCGGTGTCACATCATATGGTCCTCTAACCTGAGTCGCCGTGCTAGAAGTACCCTGTTGGGTGTTGTCTGTCGCTGGATAAGCAGAGTCTTCGCAGGTTGCCGAAAGGCAACGATGCTTTGTTCGCGCCCCTCGATTATGTGTCGACGCCCAGGCCCCTGCCCCTCGTTCATCTCCATGCGGCATTGGGTCACCTTCATTCTCGGACATTTTGAatgcgaagaaaaagaaaatgaataatgacaaaacaaaacaaaaaaccgaATTTATCTGTCAGACAACCCGGAAAATCCcagcaaaaataaaagaaaaaaaaaaacaacagccAAATAATACCAAAAATGCAGTAAAATGTACTCTGAGGACTCCTTCCTCTCTCTAATTTGTCAACTCCATAGTCaactcccgcaaaactctcggatgaccaaaatgccatcccaacctcataaatttttttccatctgtgtgcagaaaacttccacacacagtgttttttcataaagagacaacaatcgagttgctccccgtcgcagaatattaaataaaaataacaaaccaaaaagggatcgcgagaattcaatcttcctcgtctggagtcagagaacaaagtgaagatgaatcattgaggacggaacggcacagcatatagccgactacctccgtattccatcaaggatccatctcacccgtcacttcaaccatacgaagaagaaagaatatttaattttcttcaaattctgaaacgaagagataaccgtttcacataaaggtagggaaggacactcctcagaagctcggacggcaatacctttcagcttatagccgcaaaggtccgtagatccagaggcttctggaaggcaatcacctacgagacgttaaatctCAAGACAAACGCAACAAACGAGTAGCTCTCATGGtatactaccaaggataggacaggaaactctacgttacaaggtgggaaaggaaaatgaggcttaggaacacttgctttcggggaaaaaggcgtgaaacctaaaactagaaatctgaagccaagtgtacgtggagcctagccgggaacaatattgagaatctattgattctctatccgacaccaccaaacgaagttgtgagccggaataggctatcttccacttgattcaggaaacctgtaaataataaattaagcctgaatccaggaaatgttgggccccacgttgggcgccatttgtaatgatctaattgagataggagatcaggccgatcatcctgagtggccgataacgacctagagggcagagctatcccaaaaatctaaacaaattggcaaaattgaccgtgaaggtctgcccacaaagattgaaactctatcaaagcgctcaaaggaccccccccacattcccgagcctggctagcacagaggcgtgcaagaacgtgtcgaccgagcactttgatagagtttcaatctttgtgggcagaccttcacggtcaattttgccaatttgtttagatttttgggatagctctgccctctaggtcgttatcggccactcaggatgatcggccTGATCTCCTATCTCAATTAGATCATTAcacattgtggatccagacctttGACAAGCCTATCtgccagcttcctcattactggAGACGTTCGAGTATCCTCACACATATATCAGgaacctgatgtttgccaagggaTTTCCGGATAGACGCATGACTGTTTATTTGCTGATTTTCGTTTCAGCTCCTAATGAATGAGCGCCGAGGCTTGCCTAGTATTTTATGTTCCAGAAATAATTGAGTAACCTAGCCGTCgaatctgcgtcagcagcttcctgttgttagcaaagttcagtctggTACACCAGATCTTGCGTGCATAAATTAAAAAGggctttattatggatatatGGTCCAGGGCTTAattatcgcagtcctacaggcTTTCTGGTACTACCTTTGGATATGATGCTTTCACGTTAGcttggagtcaaaatgtactcctaaataatGAGAGTTTGTGCCAACAGAATCTCCATTCCATTGTTTGTGGTGTCCATTATCAGGAGGCATAGCAGCGGCCTCGATAAACTTCCGTCCAATCAATATGTAGATCTTTCTCCACTGCATCATGTGAAGAATCCTACCGATTAACAGCGGGGGGCTCGCCGTGTCATAAATTTCCGAGAATGAGGGATAAGTGaaagcaccttcgatgtccatgaatgccccTAAAGCGTGTTCCATTCGGACATCAtcatggatttgcctttctgataGGCATGTTGTCCACATACTTGCACGATGTATATTCCAAATATGTAGACCCAAGGCATCCATTCCCTTTATTATTGAAGCAGGAATATAGGAGCTGTATGCATGTGTGAGCCCTGAGCTAAACTTTAGGATCCGCATTTTGGTTGCATGGGACATGCACTTAAAGCAAATGTTTTTCCGCTTCCTCAGCGCCTTCGGTATACCTACTGCTCTGTAAGCATAGGTTGCCCAGTTGCCTGGCTTCGATTTTTTGACAAGGATTGCCTTCAACTTTGAAGTCGCCTcaagtctcttcgcaaaagcgtctccatgattgTCGTTTGACCGATCGACCGACTCTAGAGCTTTATGAGCCTCTTTGCTCGGATTCCACGCAGCAGTTGAATCAGACTTCTCAGCTCGGTTGTGGAGTGGTCTTatcattctcctctgttttgccaaatcccagTTCTACCATAGTTTTTCCCCCCTCTTTGACTTATTGAGTGGACAGCGCCGCAATTTAGGAGAAGTGTCTAGCAGTTTAATTAGCGCACTACAGTTCAGCATATCGAAAAATTAAGCATCTAATTTCTCCATCAGCAATCCATAGctcctgtatatatatatggatgatatttaccccttggtggggtatagcgcgtcaaccacacctaccgcAATTGTTCGTGGTGACCTGAAATGCGCTCCAGCTTCCTCCACGTTCTTCTTAGATCCCTGAACTTCTGGGGCGAGCTATTCGCTGGTCATCTTCGGaaagtggatttcactgcatggcgaAGCCTTCAATGCAATCGTCgtcccttcttaatgtgtgacctatccattgccatttGTGCCTTCCTACCACAGTGCGTACGACTGTCAGGCCAGTGCGCTGGcttagttcttcgtttgagacaaTATTAAATTCCTCCACGTACTCCGGgattgaagaagaaatattatcggTAACTCTTGTATGacgtatataaatgtcttgcattaTTGGTGCGTCAACTGGTTAATGCAGAGGCTGCTTTACAATGCtataaatttacttgggaatgCCGTGGGCTGCATGCCCCCTTCACTTAAGAGATGACACCTGTGATGTGATGACCTCaggcccgtagtagagccggtggCCCTTTTAATATCCAGCTCAGGAACCCCGatagtaaagaaagttctctgTCGATCGACTCTCTCTTCTCCTTAGCTGCCTAGCGGTATCCAGTTGGAGGATTTAAGTTTATTCTGAAGACCAACTTGCTCCAGAGCTCAGCCCGATTACCCTCCTCCcttggaagccagagaaaggaCTTTTTGAACGATTGCAACAAAGAGATTCTCTTCAGTATTAGTCACATTTCCTCGCATATGTCGATGAAGGAGGACCAATACTACTTTAGTCAATTATTTGTGCTTTCGTGGACAAAGTTTAACCGTAACTATCAATAAAGTAATTGCttatccttcttctttttcttcagtctttgtcccgttcactagcagggtcggctcgtcgtgatcggcttcgccatttggctctatcgaatgcctgatctgggtgcaatctcgaggctttcaaatccccatccagcgtatcaagccaccgttgtttaggtctgccttttggtcgtttaccatcgacttcgatgttcagacgaatcttggcaagtgaattttcgtttgcacgaattgcgtgacaataccatcgaagacgcctctctcgcaacttttcaacgatcggtacaaccccataacgatcgcggatatcctcatttcggatgtgatctaaacgtgtaacgccactagtccaacgtagcatcttcgtctccattaccgcaagacgccgttcattgtcttttatggtcggccaacactcagaaccatagagagcaactggacggacgacattccggtaaattttagatttgagacgttcgttgatacgtcgatcacaaaggacaccagttgtggaacgccacttcatccaagttgcgttaatgtgtgaagcaatttcataacgtagttctccattggctgatagcgttgacctgaggtatttaaatcactcagttctgggcagatcactgctgctgacagtgattgatcattccatttttgaacaagttgctcgagatcatttttgctatcagatgctaggaaaacatcatctgcataaagcagtgtgtagggcgctggacgttggatatcccgtgtgacggtgtccataacaaggacaaagaggagtggtgagagggcacttccttgatgaactccaacagagacacgaagcggttttgatacacccgccatacttcgaactttacttttcggatcatggtagagcaattgaacccagcgcacgagttcttctggcacgaagtattgtcgtaaagcataccagatgagtccgTGTGGTATATACCTTTCTAAATTACGGTTAACAAGCATACGTAAACGGTTTAGCATTTAGtctagagcagaggcaactcatcaaacgt is a window encoding:
- the LOC119647057 gene encoding probable protein S-acyltransferase 23, with the protein product MVAEEESAAHTDQEVDRLPIQEQRDNSILSENLEVMANVEDIFDTIKNGEVADVENMVEKFGLESLAARDKHGYTPAHWVALDGNVEMMRYLVERNAPVDLPCLGTQGPRPIHWACRKGHVAVVQVLLQSGVAVNAADFKGLTPLMTACMYGRTATAAFLLGMGALNHLTDINGDTALHWAAYKGHADLMRLLMYSGVDLQKTDNFGSTPLHLACLSGNMSCVRILCEKSNLELEPRDKNGKTPIMLAQSHRHNDVVKLLCNEVKKKSRWIPPLSEIWGWLFGGAGDSKGPLLLFLFSVLLWGYPMYMIRCIPITWNILRRSHYCFIYWNAVMWISWVIANRRDPGYIPLNSDTYYRAIKQIPYFDKWKKRNVILTRLCHSCRCLRPLRAKHCRVCNRCVSYFDHHCPFIYNCVGLRNRMWFFLFVLSVAINCTFTIYFACYCVMIEGFTLLYVLGLLEAILFCGLGWILTCTSILHACMNLTTNEMFNYKRYPYLRDKRGRYQNPFSRGVALNLFEFFVCWPDRNDETDFLLDEPI